From Bos mutus isolate GX-2022 chromosome 5, NWIPB_WYAK_1.1, whole genome shotgun sequence, one genomic window encodes:
- the CELA1 gene encoding chymotrypsin-like elastase family member 1, giving the protein MLRLLVFTSLVLYGHSTQDFPETNARVVGGTAVSKNSWPSQISLQYKSGSSWYHTCGGTLIKQKWVMTAAHCVDSQMTFRVVLGDHNLSQNDGTEQYISVQKIVVHPSWNSNNVAAGYDIAVLRLAQSATLNSYVQLGVLPQSGTILANNTPCYITGWGRTKTNGQLAQTLQQAYLPSVDYATCSSSSYWGSTVKTTMVCAGGDGVRAGCQGDSGGPLHCLVNGQYAVHGVTSFVSSLGCNVSKKPTVFTRVSAYISWINNAIASN; this is encoded by the exons ATGCTGCGCTTGCTGGTGTTCACCTCTCTCGTCCTTTATG GACACAGCACCCAGGACTTTCCAGAAACCAACGCCCGGGTAGTTGGAGGGACTGCGGTCTCAAAGAATTCTTGGCCCTCTCAG ATTTCCCTCCAGTACAAGTCTGGAAGTTCCTGGTATCACACCTGTGGAGGCACCCTCATCAAACAGAAGTGGGTGATGACAGCGGCTCACTGTGTGGATAG cCAAATGACCTTCCGTGTGGTGCTGGGAGACCACAACCTGAGCCAGAATGATGGCACCGAGCAGTACATCAGCGTGCAGAAGATCGTGGTGCATCCATCCTGGAACAGCAACAACGTGGCTGCAGG TTACGACATCGCCGTGCTGCGCCTGGCCCAGAGTGCTACCCTCAACAGCTATGTCCAGCTGGGTGTTCTGCCACAGTCGGGAACCATCCTGGCTAACAACACGCCCTGCTACATCACAGGCTGGGGCAGGACTAAGA CCAATGGGCAGCTGGCCCAGACCCTGCAGCAGGCTTACCTGCCCTCCGTGGACTACGCCACCTGCTCCAGCTCCTCCTACTGGGGCTCCACTGTGAAGACCACCATGGTGTGCGCTGGAGGAGACGGAGTTCGTGCTGGATGCCAG GGTGATTCTGGAGGCCCCCTTCACTGCTTGGTGAATGGCCAGTATGCTGTCCACGGTGTGACCAGCTTTGTATCCAGCCTGGGCTGTAATGTCTCCAAGAAGCCCACAGTCTTCACCCGGGTCTCTGCTTACATCTCTTGGATAAATAAT